In Amycolatopsis methanolica 239, a single genomic region encodes these proteins:
- a CDS encoding polyphosphate kinase 2 family protein, translating to MNDVRAKRIAKFIEPFRVEPGSKVKLDRDFDPAFKAGVTKKREGRELLRTGVELLAEYQRRLAAQGTHGVLLCLQALDAGGKDGTIRHVMSGVNPQGVAVSSFKVPSTAELGHDYLWRYACRLPARGEIGIFNRSHYEEVLVVRVHPEHLDRQRLPAGSLGKDLWARRYREINDWERYLSDNGFAVVKLFLNLSWSEQRARFLKRIDVPERNWKFSAADIRERAYWSDYQHAFSEMLSATSTAWAPWHVVPADRKWFARLCAGAVLAHTLIELDPQYPRVSSEARDELRDARAKLVAETEPAPARHGRAAAGRA from the coding sequence ATGAACGACGTACGGGCCAAGCGGATCGCGAAGTTCATCGAGCCCTTCCGCGTCGAGCCGGGCTCGAAGGTGAAGCTGGACAGGGACTTCGACCCGGCGTTCAAGGCCGGGGTCACGAAGAAGCGGGAGGGCCGCGAGCTGTTGCGGACCGGTGTCGAACTGCTCGCCGAGTACCAGCGCAGGCTCGCGGCCCAGGGCACGCACGGTGTCCTGCTGTGCCTGCAGGCTCTCGACGCCGGCGGCAAGGACGGCACGATCCGGCACGTGATGAGCGGGGTGAACCCGCAGGGCGTGGCGGTGAGCAGCTTCAAGGTGCCGTCCACGGCCGAACTGGGGCACGACTACCTGTGGCGCTACGCCTGCCGTCTACCCGCCCGTGGCGAGATCGGGATCTTCAACCGCTCGCACTACGAGGAGGTCCTCGTGGTGCGCGTGCATCCGGAGCACCTGGACCGGCAGCGCCTGCCCGCCGGGTCGCTGGGCAAGGACCTCTGGGCCCGGCGCTACCGCGAGATCAACGACTGGGAGCGGTACCTGAGCGACAACGGGTTCGCCGTGGTGAAGCTGTTCCTCAACCTGTCCTGGTCCGAACAGCGGGCGCGGTTCCTCAAGCGCATCGACGTGCCCGAGCGGAACTGGAAGTTCTCCGCGGCCGACATCCGGGAGCGGGCGTACTGGAGCGACTACCAGCACGCGTTCTCCGAGATGCTGTCCGCGACGAGCACGGCGTGGGCGCCGTGGCACGTCGTCCCGGCGGACCGCAAGTGGTTCGCGCGCCTGTGCGCGGGCGCGGTGCTGGCGCACACGCTGATCGAGCTCGACCCCCAGTACCCGCGGGTGAGCAGCGAAGCCCGCGACGAGCTGCGGGACGCGCGGGCGAAACTCGTGGCCGAAACCGAACCGGCGCCCGCACGGCACGGGCGTGCCGCGGCCGGCCGGGCCTGA
- a CDS encoding cation-translocating P-type ATPase, with amino-acid sequence MVQSSGTRAAPAGSWCTRTAEDTAAFFGVDPDRGLTAARAAELLRANGPNALPEEKPRPGWLRFLAEYRSYMQMILVAAAAVSLAIQQWTTAVLLVVLTVLNAVVGLRQQGKADSAMNALKKMMKATARVRRDGQEAVVPAEELVAGDVVLITAGDEVPADGRIVRAAALQIDESALTGESVPAVKSAEVLDGDHLGPGDQANMAFMHTPVTHGSGTVVVTATGAGTELGRISGMLSATEPEQSPLTRELNRLTLWIAGAAGLTMIVMFVLGHNRGQAWDALFVSAVSLAIAAIPEALPTVTQTILSLGGVDLAKRNAIVKDLPSVETLGFISAINSDKTGTLTMNQMTAVEVVDPGDRYTVSGSGYDLDGRIHRVAGSADGIGEAILPYLVASDARLVGGKVVGDPTEGALLVLGHKAGIDVEGTREALPRLATLPFDPAYKLMATFHRAPNAAGEPVVRCYVKGAAPAVLSRAGSALSASGTLAWDADLSARAQAHLERMEGQGMRVMAAATRDIDPAGFDPHGDLLGHVTGLKVTSLVGMVDPPRDTSAEAVASARAAHIRVRMVTGDDVITGAAIAAQLGIPGQAMLGADFAALPEAERMSRIDDIGVLGRVAPEHKVLLAETLKKKGDVVAMTGDGVNDAPAIKAADIGIAMGSGTEVAKNAGRMVLSDDNFATIVFAVEQGRKIYDNLTKYIRFVLVLLVVFVLTFLGAALFGIAAGEPFNPAQVLWIHFFVNAAFGFALGFDRESPGLMNRTPRPRGSSVLSRGVVVTVGVSGLVISAMLLAVLYLGADRFDPAVANSIAFTTFALCLIVAGLECRNETASVLTPSTFDSKQLNWAVFAEFVLAVLVTQVDGFQRLLGTTELTALQFGWALVPPVVLLVLWELGKLAARRWAGQPAAGRRDAVPAVARHRAQPSS; translated from the coding sequence ATGGTGCAAAGCTCCGGCACGCGGGCCGCGCCCGCCGGATCGTGGTGCACCCGCACGGCCGAGGACACCGCCGCGTTCTTCGGCGTCGACCCGGACCGCGGCCTGACCGCGGCACGCGCGGCGGAGTTGCTGCGCGCGAACGGTCCCAACGCGCTCCCCGAGGAGAAACCCCGCCCGGGATGGCTGCGATTCCTCGCGGAGTACCGCAGCTACATGCAAATGATCCTGGTCGCCGCCGCGGCGGTGTCGCTGGCGATCCAGCAGTGGACGACGGCGGTCCTGCTGGTGGTCCTGACCGTGCTTAACGCGGTCGTCGGGCTGCGGCAGCAGGGCAAGGCCGACAGCGCGATGAACGCGCTCAAGAAGATGATGAAGGCGACGGCGCGGGTCCGCCGTGACGGGCAGGAGGCTGTCGTGCCCGCCGAGGAACTCGTCGCCGGCGACGTCGTGCTGATCACGGCGGGCGACGAGGTGCCCGCGGACGGCCGGATCGTGCGGGCCGCCGCGCTGCAGATCGACGAGTCGGCGCTGACGGGGGAGAGCGTGCCCGCGGTGAAGAGCGCGGAGGTGCTCGACGGTGACCACTTGGGACCGGGGGACCAGGCGAACATGGCGTTCATGCACACACCGGTGACCCACGGCAGCGGCACCGTGGTGGTCACCGCGACCGGCGCGGGCACCGAGCTGGGCCGGATCTCCGGGATGCTGTCGGCCACCGAGCCGGAGCAGTCGCCGCTGACCAGGGAGCTGAACCGGCTCACGCTGTGGATCGCCGGGGCCGCCGGGCTGACCATGATCGTGATGTTCGTGCTCGGGCACAACCGGGGCCAGGCGTGGGACGCGTTGTTCGTCAGCGCGGTGTCGCTCGCGATCGCGGCGATCCCGGAGGCGCTGCCGACGGTGACGCAGACGATTCTGTCGCTCGGTGGTGTGGACCTGGCCAAGCGCAACGCGATCGTCAAGGACCTGCCCTCGGTCGAGACCCTGGGCTTCATCTCGGCGATCAACTCGGACAAGACCGGCACGCTCACGATGAACCAGATGACCGCGGTGGAGGTGGTGGACCCGGGCGACCGCTACACCGTGTCGGGCAGCGGGTACGACCTGGACGGCCGCATCCACCGGGTGGCTGGGTCCGCGGACGGCATCGGCGAGGCCATCCTGCCGTACCTCGTCGCCAGCGACGCGCGGCTGGTCGGTGGCAAGGTCGTCGGCGATCCCACCGAAGGCGCGCTGCTCGTGCTGGGGCACAAGGCCGGGATCGACGTGGAAGGCACCCGGGAAGCGCTTCCCCGGCTGGCCACGCTGCCCTTCGACCCGGCGTACAAGCTGATGGCGACCTTCCACCGGGCACCCAACGCGGCAGGCGAACCGGTGGTCCGGTGCTACGTCAAGGGTGCCGCGCCCGCCGTGCTGTCCCGCGCCGGCAGCGCACTGTCCGCTTCGGGCACGCTCGCCTGGGACGCGGACCTGTCCGCGCGGGCGCAGGCGCACCTGGAACGGATGGAGGGGCAGGGCATGCGGGTGATGGCCGCCGCCACGCGGGACATCGACCCCGCCGGGTTCGACCCGCACGGCGACCTGCTCGGCCACGTCACCGGCCTGAAGGTGACGAGCCTGGTCGGCATGGTGGACCCGCCGCGGGACACGTCGGCGGAGGCGGTCGCGAGCGCCCGCGCGGCCCACATCCGGGTGCGCATGGTCACCGGTGACGACGTGATCACCGGCGCCGCGATCGCCGCGCAGCTCGGCATCCCCGGACAGGCCATGCTGGGCGCGGACTTCGCGGCGCTGCCCGAAGCGGAAAGGATGAGCCGCATCGACGACATCGGCGTGCTGGGCCGGGTCGCGCCCGAGCACAAGGTGCTGCTCGCCGAAACGCTGAAGAAGAAGGGCGACGTGGTGGCGATGACGGGGGACGGGGTCAACGACGCGCCCGCCATCAAGGCCGCGGACATCGGCATCGCGATGGGCAGCGGCACCGAGGTGGCGAAGAACGCGGGCCGGATGGTGCTCTCCGACGACAACTTCGCCACCATCGTGTTCGCGGTCGAACAGGGCCGCAAGATCTACGACAACCTGACCAAGTACATCCGGTTCGTGCTCGTCCTGCTGGTCGTGTTCGTGCTGACCTTCCTCGGCGCGGCGCTGTTCGGCATCGCCGCCGGGGAGCCGTTCAACCCGGCGCAGGTGCTGTGGATCCACTTCTTCGTCAACGCGGCGTTCGGCTTCGCGCTCGGGTTCGACCGGGAGAGCCCGGGGCTGATGAACCGCACGCCACGACCGCGGGGCTCGTCGGTGCTCAGCCGTGGCGTGGTGGTCACGGTCGGGGTGTCCGGGCTGGTGATCAGCGCGATGCTGCTGGCCGTGCTGTACCTGGGCGCGGACCGGTTCGATCCGGCGGTGGCCAACTCGATCGCGTTCACCACGTTCGCGTTGTGCCTGATCGTGGCGGGGCTGGAGTGCCGCAACGAGACGGCGTCGGTGCTGACCCCCTCGACGTTCGACAGCAAGCAGCTGAACTGGGCGGTGTTCGCCGAGTTCGTGCTCGCGGTGCTGGTCACGCAGGTGGACGGCTTCCAGCGCCTGCTGGGCACCACCGAGCTGACGGCGCTGCAGTTCGGCTGGGCGCTGGTGCCGCCGGTGGTGCTGCTGGTGCTGTGGGAGCTGGGCAAGCTGGCGGCGCGGCGGTGGGCCGGGCAGCCGGCAGCCGGGCGCCGGGACGCCGTGCCCGCGGTGGCCCGTCACCGGGCGCAGCCGAGTTCGTGA
- a CDS encoding LLM class flavin-dependent oxidoreductase: MQFGIFSVSDVTTDPTTGETPDDTQRVRSMLTIAQHADQAGLDVFATGEHHNPPFVASSPTTMLGYLAGVTKDIILSTSTTLITTNDPVKIAEDYAMLQVISGGRMDLMMGRGNTGPVYPWFGQDIRQGIPLAIENYALLRRLWEEDVVDWEGNFRTPLRGFTATPRPLDGVPPFVWHGSIRSPEIAEQAAYYSDGFFHNNIFWPMSHTKQMVRFYRQRFEHYGHGPADTAIVGLGGQVFMRKNSQDAWNEFRPYFDNAPVYGHGPSMEDFTATTPLTVGSPQQVIDRYASMREDVGDYQRQLFLIDHAGLPLKTVLEQIDLLAEEVVPVLRKEMEAKRPEHVPANPPSHAERVAAARAKAAEDKAGAPAVS; this comes from the coding sequence ATGCAGTTCGGGATCTTCTCCGTCAGCGACGTGACCACGGATCCGACGACCGGCGAAACTCCGGACGACACCCAGCGCGTGCGGTCGATGCTGACCATCGCCCAGCACGCCGACCAGGCCGGGCTCGACGTCTTCGCCACCGGCGAGCACCACAACCCGCCGTTCGTCGCGTCCTCGCCCACCACCATGCTCGGCTACCTGGCCGGCGTGACCAAGGACATCATCCTGTCCACCTCGACGACGCTGATCACCACCAACGACCCGGTGAAGATCGCCGAGGACTACGCCATGCTGCAGGTCATCTCGGGCGGCCGGATGGACCTGATGATGGGCCGCGGCAACACCGGCCCGGTCTACCCGTGGTTCGGCCAGGACATCCGCCAGGGCATCCCGCTGGCGATCGAGAACTACGCCCTGCTGCGCCGCCTCTGGGAGGAGGACGTGGTCGACTGGGAGGGCAACTTCCGCACCCCCCTGCGCGGCTTCACCGCCACCCCGCGCCCGCTCGACGGGGTCCCGCCGTTCGTCTGGCACGGCTCGATCCGCAGCCCGGAGATCGCCGAGCAGGCCGCCTACTACAGCGACGGCTTCTTCCACAACAACATCTTCTGGCCCATGTCGCACACGAAGCAGATGGTGCGCTTCTACCGCCAGCGCTTCGAGCACTACGGGCACGGCCCGGCCGACACCGCGATCGTCGGGCTCGGCGGGCAGGTCTTCATGCGCAAGAACTCCCAGGACGCGTGGAACGAGTTCCGCCCCTACTTCGACAACGCCCCGGTCTACGGCCACGGCCCGTCGATGGAGGACTTCACCGCGACGACCCCGTTGACGGTCGGCAGCCCGCAGCAGGTGATCGACCGGTACGCGAGCATGCGCGAGGACGTCGGCGACTACCAGCGCCAGCTGTTCCTCATCGACCACGCCGGCCTGCCCCTGAAGACCGTGCTGGAGCAGATCGACCTGCTCGCCGAGGAGGTCGTTCCGGTGCTGCGCAAGGAGATGGAGGCCAAGCGCCCCGAGCACGTGCCGGCGAACCCGCCCAGCCACGCCGAGCGGGTCGCCGCCGCGCGGGCCAAGGCCGCCGAGGACAAAGCCGGGGCTCCCGCGGTCAGCTGA
- a CDS encoding threonine ammonia-lyase, with protein sequence MLTTRLDTARIRAARTVIDPVFLDTPCYRCDALEPVLACAVGIKLETANPVRCFKGRGTEVIADALGSGAVVCASAGNLGQALAWSGRRRGLDVTVVAARSAPVAKLDRIRALGARLELVDGDFERAREQAADIARHHDIRLVEDSLDLETCEGAATIGLELVEQAPSADVVLIALGGGAMATGVGHVLKALAPGVEVICVQPLGAPAMTLSWRQRRVVTTESAETIADGVAGRFPIPEVLDDLLQVADDAVLAREESITTGMRLLLDHAGLVVEPSAALGVAAVLEDRERFAGRHVVTIICGSNVDPDTHRRWTSR encoded by the coding sequence GTGCTGACGACGCGACTCGACACCGCCCGGATCCGGGCCGCCCGCACCGTGATCGACCCGGTGTTCCTCGACACCCCGTGCTACCGCTGCGACGCGCTGGAACCCGTCCTCGCCTGCGCGGTCGGCATCAAACTCGAAACGGCCAACCCGGTGCGCTGCTTCAAGGGCCGCGGGACCGAGGTGATCGCTGACGCGCTCGGCTCGGGTGCGGTGGTGTGCGCGAGCGCGGGCAACCTCGGGCAGGCGCTGGCCTGGTCCGGCCGCCGCCGGGGGCTCGACGTCACGGTCGTGGCCGCGCGGTCCGCGCCGGTGGCGAAGCTCGACCGGATCCGGGCGCTGGGCGCGCGGCTGGAGCTGGTGGACGGCGACTTCGAGCGGGCACGGGAACAGGCGGCGGACATCGCGCGGCACCACGACATCCGGCTGGTGGAAGACAGCCTGGACCTCGAAACGTGCGAGGGCGCGGCGACGATCGGCCTGGAACTGGTGGAGCAGGCGCCGTCGGCCGACGTCGTCCTGATCGCCCTGGGCGGCGGGGCGATGGCGACCGGGGTGGGGCACGTGCTGAAGGCGCTCGCGCCCGGGGTCGAGGTGATCTGCGTGCAACCGCTGGGCGCGCCCGCGATGACCCTGTCCTGGCGGCAGCGGCGGGTCGTGACGACGGAGTCGGCGGAGACGATCGCCGACGGCGTCGCCGGTCGCTTCCCGATCCCGGAGGTGCTGGACGACCTGCTGCAGGTGGCCGACGACGCGGTCCTGGCGCGCGAGGAGTCGATCACCACGGGGATGCGGCTGCTGCTCGACCACGCCGGCCTGGTGGTCGAGCCGTCGGCGGCGCTCGGGGTGGCCGCGGTGCTGGAGGACCGCGAGCGCTTCGCCGGGCGGCACGTGGTCACGATCATCTGCGGGAGCAACGTGGACCCGGACACTCATCGGCGCTGGACCAGCCGTTAG
- a CDS encoding inositol monophosphatase family protein: MDHLSLLPVAREAVAIGRRIVTSRAPRSVTAKSERDLVTDIDLAVEEAVREFLARETPDIGLVGEEHGGERGALWWVLDPVDGTANFARGIPLTGISLALVSGERSVVAAIDLPFLDTVYTAVEHYGAFAGDTRIAVSGASELADAMVSLGDFAVGADAGPKNRLRLALLEQLGARAERVRMIGTAAADLAWVAHGRLDATIILSNLPWDTMAGVLLVREAGGLVLDADGSDHTVSSASTIALAPGLRDVVLELLRAC; this comes from the coding sequence GTGGACCACCTGAGCCTGCTGCCCGTCGCCAGGGAAGCCGTCGCGATCGGGCGGCGCATCGTCACCTCCCGCGCGCCGCGGTCGGTGACCGCGAAGAGCGAGCGCGACCTGGTGACCGACATCGACCTGGCGGTCGAGGAGGCGGTGCGGGAGTTCCTCGCACGGGAGACGCCGGACATCGGGCTGGTCGGCGAGGAGCACGGCGGCGAGCGGGGCGCGCTGTGGTGGGTGCTGGACCCGGTCGACGGGACGGCGAACTTCGCGCGCGGCATCCCACTCACCGGGATCTCGCTGGCTCTGGTGTCCGGCGAGCGCAGCGTGGTGGCGGCGATCGACCTGCCGTTCCTCGACACGGTCTACACCGCGGTCGAGCACTACGGCGCCTTCGCCGGGGACACGCGGATCGCCGTCTCCGGGGCGTCAGAGCTGGCCGACGCGATGGTGTCGCTGGGCGACTTCGCCGTGGGCGCGGACGCCGGGCCGAAGAACCGGCTGCGGCTGGCGTTGCTGGAGCAGCTGGGCGCGCGGGCGGAACGGGTGCGGATGATCGGCACCGCCGCGGCCGACCTGGCGTGGGTCGCGCACGGCCGCCTGGACGCGACGATCATCCTGTCGAACCTGCCGTGGGACACGATGGCGGGCGTGCTGCTGGTGCGGGAGGCGGGCGGGCTGGTCCTGGACGCCGACGGCAGCGACCACACGGTGTCCTCGGCGTCGACGATCGCACTGGCTCCGGGGCTGCGGGACGTGGTGCTGGAACTGTTGCGCGCGTGCTGA
- the ribA gene encoding GTP cyclohydrolase II produces the protein MEIAESTLVTRRGKFRSVAFRDGAEHLALAHGRLRRDDVLVRVHSECLTGDVFGAVRCECGEQLDAALDAIVCEGSGVLVYLRGHEGRGIGLVAKVRTHVLQDEGLDTVDSATSLGLPVDVRDYSPAARVLRHLGVRSVRLMSNNPDKIAALESNGIRVSARVPLLAPASPDNIRYLTAKRDRLGHVLPQVDTFDVAEH, from the coding sequence ATGGAGATCGCCGAATCGACGCTGGTCACCCGGCGCGGCAAGTTCCGCAGCGTGGCGTTCCGGGACGGCGCCGAGCACCTGGCGCTCGCCCACGGACGGCTGCGCCGCGACGACGTGCTGGTGCGGGTGCATTCGGAGTGCCTCACCGGCGACGTGTTCGGCGCGGTGCGCTGCGAGTGCGGTGAACAGCTGGACGCGGCGCTGGACGCCATCGTGTGCGAAGGCAGCGGAGTGCTGGTGTACCTGCGCGGGCACGAGGGACGCGGGATCGGACTGGTGGCGAAGGTGCGCACGCACGTGCTGCAGGACGAAGGGCTGGACACGGTCGACTCGGCCACCAGCCTCGGGCTGCCGGTCGACGTGCGCGACTACAGCCCCGCCGCGCGGGTGCTGCGCCACCTGGGCGTGCGGTCGGTGCGGCTGATGTCCAACAACCCGGACAAGATCGCGGCGCTGGAGTCGAACGGGATCCGCGTGTCGGCACGGGTCCCGCTGCTGGCGCCGGCCAGCCCGGACAACATCCGGTACCTGACCGCCAAGCGCGACCGCCTCGGGCACGTCCTGCCGCAGGTGGACACCTTCGACGTCGCGGAGCACTGA
- a CDS encoding creatininase family protein, with protein MNPLPPDTTDDVRGAAVAVLPVGSLEQHGPHLPLTTDTLIACAVASRIAQDHGFWLLPPVTVSCSHEHAAWPGTVSISVTTLVAVVEDIATSLRASGVGRLVLVNGHGGNHVLANVVQQAGGSMVLFPTYGEWQEARAAAGVRTSNDEDMHAGELETSILLCAAPEVVRPGYETADSAPGDLRHLLSLGLAPYTESGVAGHPSLATPEKGRKVLDALARAFRAHLPLLAS; from the coding sequence ATGAATCCGCTGCCGCCGGACACCACCGACGACGTGCGCGGGGCCGCCGTGGCGGTGCTGCCCGTCGGGAGCCTGGAACAGCACGGCCCGCACCTGCCGCTGACCACCGACACCCTGATCGCCTGCGCGGTCGCGTCGCGGATCGCGCAGGACCACGGCTTCTGGCTGCTGCCGCCGGTCACGGTGTCCTGCTCGCACGAGCACGCCGCGTGGCCGGGCACGGTGAGCATCTCGGTCACCACGCTGGTCGCGGTGGTCGAGGACATCGCCACGTCGCTGCGGGCCTCCGGGGTGGGCAGGCTCGTGCTGGTCAACGGGCACGGCGGCAACCACGTCCTGGCCAACGTCGTGCAGCAGGCCGGCGGCTCGATGGTGCTGTTCCCCACCTACGGCGAGTGGCAGGAGGCGCGCGCGGCGGCGGGTGTGCGCACCTCCAACGACGAGGACATGCACGCCGGCGAGCTGGAGACTTCGATCCTGCTCTGCGCCGCCCCGGAGGTGGTCAGACCGGGCTACGAGACCGCGGACTCGGCACCCGGCGATCTGCGCCACCTCCTCTCGCTCGGACTGGCCCCCTACACGGAATCGGGCGTGGCCGGTCATCCGTCACTGGCTACACCGGAGAAAGGCCGGAAGGTGCTGGACGCGCTGGCCCGCGCGTTCCGGGCGCACCTGCCCCTTCTCGCCTCCTGA
- a CDS encoding lysylphosphatidylglycerol synthase transmembrane domain-containing protein, whose amino-acid sequence MTTPTAARAPTARLWPWLRLLTAAGILATLFWKVGSGAFLTGLGLIDTESVVLALAIGLLTTVTAAGRWVLVTRGLGLPLQLPAAVAAYYRSTLLNSVLPAGVLGDVDRAVSHGHDSGDVGRGVRAVVLERFAGQAVLLVAGVTVLALHPDLLPGLSTGPGLLVLLGAALVVAGLLAAKPAWRGAATRTLADARGLLGGPTAAGIVALSALTIAGHVAMFVLAARLAGVTAPVTTLVPLVVLALVVMALPLNIGGWGPREGFTAVAFGATGLGAGAGVTTAVVYGVLSLVAALPGVLALRRREGAGAPGTRGPARPAPSGLSPV is encoded by the coding sequence ATGACCACTCCCACCGCCGCCCGCGCACCGACAGCCCGCCTGTGGCCGTGGCTGCGCCTGCTCACCGCGGCCGGCATCCTCGCCACCCTGTTCTGGAAGGTCGGCAGCGGCGCGTTTCTCACCGGGCTGGGGCTCATCGACACGGAATCGGTCGTGCTCGCGCTGGCGATCGGGCTGCTGACCACCGTCACCGCCGCCGGGCGATGGGTCCTCGTCACCCGCGGCCTCGGCCTGCCGCTTCAGCTGCCGGCCGCGGTCGCCGCCTACTACCGCTCGACCCTGCTCAACTCGGTGCTGCCCGCCGGAGTGCTCGGCGACGTCGACCGCGCGGTCAGCCACGGCCACGACTCCGGCGACGTGGGCCGCGGCGTCCGCGCCGTGGTGCTCGAACGGTTCGCCGGGCAGGCCGTGCTGCTCGTCGCCGGCGTCACCGTGCTGGCCCTCCACCCGGACCTGCTGCCGGGCCTGTCCACCGGCCCCGGGCTGCTCGTCCTGCTGGGTGCCGCGCTCGTGGTCGCCGGGCTGCTCGCCGCGAAACCGGCCTGGCGCGGCGCGGCCACCCGGACCCTCGCCGACGCCCGCGGCCTGCTCGGCGGGCCCACCGCGGCGGGGATCGTGGCGCTGTCGGCGCTCACCATCGCCGGGCACGTCGCGATGTTCGTCCTCGCCGCGCGGCTGGCCGGGGTGACCGCGCCGGTGACCACCCTCGTCCCGCTGGTCGTGCTCGCGCTGGTCGTCATGGCGCTGCCGCTCAACATCGGCGGCTGGGGGCCGCGCGAGGGGTTCACCGCGGTCGCCTTCGGGGCCACCGGCCTCGGCGCGGGCGCGGGCGTCACCACCGCTGTCGTCTACGGGGTGCTCTCGCTCGTCGCGGCGCTGCCGGGGGTCCTGGCGCTCAGGAGGCGAGAAGGGGCAGGTGCGCCCGGAACGCGCGGGCCAGCGCGTCCAGCACCTTCCGGCCTTTCTCCGGTGTAG
- a CDS encoding SAM-dependent methyltransferase, with the protein MAHDRWDGAGPGSTDTTRCAPDWLALREPADAAARAPELLTPLRRWLAGRPAPLVVQDLGSGTGSVGRWLAPRLGVPQHWVLHDRDPGLLVRASVRGATFETRCGELAGLDLTGTSLLTASALLDLLTPSDVDTIAGACAAAGCAALLTLSVAGRVELTPADPLDADLAVAFNAHQRRGELLGPDAVTVATWAFEQLGATVHRAPSPWRLGPDQSELTEQWLRGWVAAARRQEPWLDTEAYTRRRLAACAAGELEVVVHHTDLLAIGAR; encoded by the coding sequence GTGGCACACGACCGATGGGACGGCGCCGGACCCGGCAGCACGGACACGACCCGCTGCGCACCGGACTGGCTGGCGCTGCGCGAACCCGCCGACGCGGCCGCGCGGGCGCCGGAGCTGCTCACCCCGCTCCGGCGGTGGCTGGCCGGACGTCCCGCCCCGCTGGTCGTCCAGGACCTCGGCTCCGGCACCGGGTCGGTGGGCCGCTGGCTGGCGCCGCGGCTGGGCGTCCCGCAGCACTGGGTGCTGCACGACCGCGACCCCGGCCTGCTCGTCCGCGCCTCCGTCCGGGGGGCGACGTTCGAGACCCGCTGCGGGGAGCTCGCCGGCCTGGACCTGACCGGCACCTCGCTGCTCACCGCGTCGGCGCTGCTGGACCTGCTGACACCGTCCGACGTGGACACGATCGCCGGCGCGTGCGCCGCGGCGGGGTGCGCGGCCCTGCTGACGTTGTCGGTCGCCGGGCGGGTCGAGCTGACGCCCGCGGACCCGCTCGACGCCGACCTCGCCGTGGCCTTCAACGCGCACCAGCGGCGCGGCGAGCTGCTCGGCCCGGACGCGGTCACGGTGGCGACCTGGGCGTTCGAGCAGCTCGGCGCGACCGTGCACCGCGCCCCCAGCCCGTGGCGGCTCGGGCCGGACCAGAGTGAGCTGACCGAACAGTGGTTGCGCGGCTGGGTCGCCGCCGCCCGCCGGCAGGAACCGTGGCTGGACACCGAGGCCTACACCCGGCGGCGGCTGGCCGCCTGCGCCGCGGGCGAACTCGAGGTGGTCGTGCACCACACCGACCTGCTGGCGATCGGAGCCCGATGA
- a CDS encoding glycosyltransferase family 4 protein, whose translation MIFILPGDVDDPELPSGGNVYDRRISRELTALGRPVREVAVDGSWPHPSPAACAALDRALAAAEPGSLVVIDGLVACGVPDVVVPHAARLRLVVLVHMPLADETGAHAELDALERSTLRAASAVVTPSARTAARLVRRHGLPRDRVHVVTPGTDPAPLSSGEELLCVASLTPHKGQDMLVEALAAVADLDWACRLVGPVHRSPAFAARVRDLVARHELTARVTIPGPLTGTALEEAYARAGLLVLPSRSETYGMVVTEALARGIPVLTSVETEALGRAADGTPPGTVVPPGDVDALAGALRSWLTSAGTRSALRRAARSRRDGLLPWTTTARVMDRILFEPEPGARP comes from the coding sequence GTGATCTTCATCCTGCCGGGTGACGTCGACGATCCGGAACTGCCCAGCGGCGGCAACGTCTACGACCGGCGGATCAGCCGCGAGCTGACCGCGCTGGGCAGGCCGGTGCGGGAGGTCGCGGTCGACGGGTCGTGGCCGCACCCCTCCCCGGCGGCGTGTGCCGCGCTGGACCGCGCGCTGGCGGCCGCCGAGCCGGGGTCGCTGGTGGTGATCGACGGGCTGGTGGCGTGCGGCGTGCCGGACGTCGTGGTGCCGCACGCCGCGCGGCTGCGGCTGGTGGTGCTGGTGCACATGCCGCTGGCCGACGAGACCGGGGCGCACGCGGAGCTGGACGCCTTGGAGCGCTCGACGTTGCGGGCGGCCTCGGCGGTGGTCACGCCCAGCGCGCGAACGGCCGCGCGGCTGGTGCGCCGCCACGGGTTGCCCCGCGACCGGGTGCACGTGGTCACGCCGGGCACGGATCCCGCGCCGCTGTCGTCGGGTGAGGAACTGCTGTGCGTGGCGTCGCTGACCCCGCACAAGGGGCAGGACATGCTGGTCGAGGCCCTCGCCGCGGTGGCGGATCTGGACTGGGCGTGCCGCCTGGTCGGGCCGGTGCACCGCTCCCCCGCGTTCGCCGCGAGGGTGCGGGACCTGGTGGCGCGGCACGAGCTGACGGCGCGTGTGACGATCCCCGGGCCGCTGACCGGGACGGCGCTGGAGGAGGCCTACGCGCGGGCCGGGCTGCTGGTCCTGCCGTCGCGGTCGGAGACGTACGGAATGGTGGTGACGGAGGCGCTGGCGCGCGGGATTCCGGTGCTGACCTCGGTGGAGACCGAGGCGCTCGGCCGGGCGGCGGACGGCACACCGCCCGGGACCGTGGTGCCGCCCGGCGACGTGGACGCGCTGGCCGGGGCCCTGCGCTCGTGGCTGACCTCGGCGGGAACGCGGTCGGCCCTGCGCCGGGCGGCGCGGTCCCGGCGCGACGGGTTGTTGCCGTGGACGACCACCGCGCGGGTGATGGACCGGATCCTGTTTGAACCGGAACCGGGTGCGCGCCCGTGA